From one Enterobacter kobei genomic stretch:
- the rpsL gene encoding 30S ribosomal protein S12 has product MATVNQLVRKPRARKVAKSNVPALEACPQKRGVCTRVYTTTPKKPNSALRKVCRVRLTNGFEVTSYIGGEGHNLQEHSVILIRGGRVKDLPGVRYHTVRGALDCSGVKDRKQSRSKYGVKRPKA; this is encoded by the coding sequence ATGGCAACAGTTAACCAGCTGGTACGCAAACCACGCGCTCGCAAAGTTGCAAAAAGCAACGTGCCTGCGCTGGAAGCATGCCCGCAAAAACGTGGTGTATGTACTCGTGTATACACTACTACCCCGAAAAAACCGAACTCCGCACTGCGTAAAGTATGCCGTGTTCGTCTGACAAACGGTTTTGAAGTGACTTCCTACATTGGTGGTGAAGGTCACAACCTGCAGGAGCACTCCGTGATCCTGATCCGTGGCGGTCGTGTAAAAGACCTTCCGGGTGTTCGTTACCACACCGTTCGTGGTGCGCTCGACTGCTCCGGCGTTAAAGACCGTAAGCAATCACGCTCCAAGTATGGCGTGAAACGTCCTAAGGCTTAA
- the rpsG gene encoding 30S ribosomal protein S7, producing MPRRRVIGQRKILPDPKFGSELLAKFVNILMVDGKKSTAESIVYTALETLAQRSGKGHLEAFEVALENVRPTVEVKSRRVGGSTYQVPVEVRPVRRNALAMRWIVEAARKRGDKSMALRLANELSDAAENKGTAVKKREDVHRMAEANKAFAHYRW from the coding sequence ATGCCACGTCGTCGCGTCATTGGTCAGCGTAAAATTCTGCCGGATCCTAAGTTCGGATCAGAACTGCTGGCTAAATTTGTAAATATCCTGATGGTAGATGGTAAAAAATCTACTGCAGAATCAATCGTCTACACTGCTCTTGAGACCCTGGCTCAACGTAGCGGTAAAGGCCACCTGGAAGCGTTCGAAGTTGCTCTCGAAAACGTGCGTCCGACTGTAGAAGTTAAGTCCCGTCGCGTTGGTGGTTCAACTTATCAGGTTCCAGTTGAAGTACGTCCGGTTCGTCGTAATGCTCTGGCAATGCGTTGGATCGTTGAAGCTGCTCGTAAACGCGGTGATAAATCCATGGCTCTCCGCCTGGCGAACGAACTTTCTGATGCTGCAGAGAACAAAGGTACTGCAGTTAAGAAACGTGAAGACGTTCACCGTATGGCTGAAGCCAACAAGGCGTTCGCACACTACCGTTGGTAA
- the fusA gene encoding elongation factor G — translation MARTTPIARYRNIGISAHIDAGKTTTTERILFYTGVNHKIGEVHDGAATMDWMEQEQERGITITSAATTAFWSGMAKQYEPHRVNIIDTPGHVDFTIEVERSMRVLDGAVMVYCAVGGVQPQSETVWRQANKYKVPRIAFVNKMDRMGANFLKVVGQIKSRLGANPVPLQLAIGAEEGFTGVVDLVKMKAINWNDADQGVTFEYEDIPADMADLAEEWHQNLIESAAEASEELMEKYLGGEELTEEEIKGALRQRVLNNEIILVTCGSAFKNKGVQAMLDAVIDYLPAPTDVPAINGMLDDGKDTPSERHASDDEPFAALAFKIATDPFVGNLTFFRVYSGVVNSGDTVYNPVKSARERFGRIVQMHANKREEIKEVRAGDIAAAIGLKDVTTGDTICDPDNVIILERMEFPEPVISIAVEPKTKADQEKMGLALGRLAKEDPSFRVWTDEESNQTIIAGMGELHLDIIVDRMKREFNVEANVGKPQVAYREAIRAKVTDIEGKHAKQSGGRGQYGHVVIDMYPLEPGSNPKGYEFINDIKGGVIPGEYIPAVDKGIQEQLKSGPLAGYPVVDLGVRLHFGSYHDVDSSELAFKLAASIAFKDGFKKAKPVLLEPIMKVEVETPEENTGDVIGDLSRRRGMLRGQESDVTGVKIHAEVPLSEMFGYATQLRSLTKGRASYTMEFLKYDDAPNNVAQAVIEARSK, via the coding sequence ATGGCTCGTACAACACCCATTGCACGCTACCGTAACATCGGTATCAGTGCGCACATCGACGCCGGTAAAACCACTACTACCGAACGTATTCTGTTCTACACCGGTGTAAACCATAAAATCGGTGAAGTTCATGACGGCGCCGCAACCATGGACTGGATGGAGCAGGAGCAGGAGCGTGGTATCACCATTACCTCCGCTGCGACTACCGCATTCTGGTCTGGTATGGCGAAGCAGTATGAACCGCATCGCGTAAACATCATCGACACCCCGGGTCACGTTGACTTCACCATCGAAGTAGAACGTTCCATGCGTGTTCTTGACGGTGCTGTAATGGTTTACTGCGCAGTTGGTGGTGTTCAGCCGCAGTCTGAAACCGTATGGCGTCAGGCAAACAAATACAAAGTTCCGCGTATTGCGTTCGTTAACAAAATGGACCGCATGGGCGCTAACTTCCTGAAAGTTGTTGGTCAGATCAAATCCCGTCTGGGCGCGAACCCGGTTCCGCTGCAGCTGGCGATTGGTGCTGAAGAAGGTTTCACCGGTGTTGTTGACCTGGTGAAAATGAAAGCCATCAACTGGAACGATGCCGACCAGGGCGTGACCTTCGAATACGAAGACATCCCTGCAGACATGGCTGACCTGGCTGAAGAATGGCACCAGAATCTGATCGAATCTGCTGCTGAAGCTTCTGAAGAGCTGATGGAAAAATACCTGGGCGGCGAAGAGCTGACCGAGGAAGAAATCAAAGGTGCTCTGCGTCAGCGCGTTCTGAACAACGAAATCATCCTGGTAACCTGTGGTTCTGCGTTTAAGAACAAAGGTGTTCAGGCGATGCTGGATGCGGTAATTGATTACCTGCCAGCACCGACAGACGTACCGGCAATCAACGGTATGCTGGACGACGGTAAAGACACGCCTTCTGAGCGTCATGCAAGTGATGACGAGCCGTTTGCTGCTCTGGCATTCAAAATTGCTACCGACCCGTTCGTAGGTAACCTGACGTTCTTCCGCGTGTACTCTGGCGTGGTTAACTCCGGTGATACCGTTTATAACCCAGTGAAATCGGCTCGTGAGCGTTTTGGTCGTATCGTTCAGATGCACGCTAACAAACGTGAAGAGATCAAAGAAGTTCGCGCGGGCGACATTGCTGCGGCAATCGGTCTGAAAGACGTGACTACAGGTGACACCATCTGTGATCCGGACAACGTGATCATTCTGGAGCGTATGGAATTCCCGGAACCGGTAATCTCCATCGCTGTAGAACCGAAAACCAAAGCTGACCAGGAAAAAATGGGTCTGGCTCTGGGCCGTCTGGCTAAAGAAGACCCGTCATTCCGCGTATGGACTGACGAAGAATCTAACCAGACTATCATCGCTGGTATGGGTGAACTTCACCTGGACATCATCGTTGACCGTATGAAGCGTGAATTCAACGTTGAAGCTAACGTGGGTAAACCTCAGGTTGCTTACCGCGAAGCGATTCGCGCGAAAGTTACCGACATTGAAGGTAAACACGCTAAGCAGTCTGGTGGTCGTGGTCAGTACGGTCACGTTGTGATCGACATGTACCCGCTGGAGCCGGGCTCAAATCCGAAAGGTTATGAGTTCATCAACGACATTAAAGGTGGTGTAATTCCTGGCGAATACATCCCGGCCGTTGATAAAGGTATCCAGGAGCAGCTGAAGTCTGGTCCGCTGGCTGGTTATCCGGTAGTAGATCTGGGCGTGCGTCTGCACTTCGGTTCTTACCATGACGTTGACTCCTCTGAACTGGCGTTTAAACTGGCTGCGTCTATTGCCTTTAAAGATGGCTTTAAGAAAGCAAAACCTGTTCTGCTTGAGCCAATCATGAAGGTTGAAGTAGAAACGCCGGAAGAGAACACTGGTGACGTCATCGGTGACTTGAGCCGTCGTCGTGGTATGCTGCGCGGTCAGGAATCTGACGTGACTGGCGTTAAGATCCACGCTGAAGTTCCGCTGTCTGAAATGTTCGGATATGCGACCCAGCTGCGTTCTCTGACCAAAGGTCGTGCATCCTATACGATGGAATTCCTGAAGTATGATGATGCCCCGAACAACGTTGCTCAGGCAGTAATTGAAGCCCGTAGCAAATAA
- the tuf gene encoding elongation factor Tu yields MSKEKFERTKPHVNVGTIGHVDHGKTTLTAAITTVLAKTYGGSARAFDQIDNAPEEKARGITINTSHVEYDTPTRHYAHVDCPGHADYVKNMITGAAQMDGAILVVAATDGPMPQTREHILLGRQVGVPYIIVFLNKCDMVDDEELLELVEMEVRELLSQYDFPGDDTPIVRGSALKALEGEAQWEEKIIELAGYLDSYIPEPERAIDKPFLLPIEDVFSISGRGTVVTGRVERGIVKVGEEVEIVGIKDTAKSTCTGVEMFRKLLDEGRAGENVGVLLRGIKREEIERGQVLAKPGSIKPHTKFESEVYILSKDEGGRHTPFFKGYRPQFYFRTTDVTGTIELPEGVEMVMPGDNIKMVVTLIHPIAMDDGLRFAIREGGRTVGAGVVAKVIS; encoded by the coding sequence GTGTCTAAAGAAAAATTTGAACGTACAAAACCGCACGTTAACGTGGGCACCATCGGCCACGTTGACCACGGTAAAACTACTCTGACCGCTGCAATCACTACCGTTCTGGCTAAAACCTACGGTGGTTCTGCTCGTGCATTCGATCAGATCGATAACGCGCCGGAAGAAAAAGCTCGTGGTATCACCATCAACACTTCTCACGTTGAATATGACACCCCGACTCGCCACTACGCACACGTAGACTGCCCGGGCCACGCCGACTATGTTAAAAACATGATCACCGGTGCTGCTCAGATGGATGGCGCAATCCTGGTTGTTGCTGCGACTGACGGCCCGATGCCGCAGACCCGTGAGCACATCCTGCTGGGTCGCCAGGTAGGCGTTCCGTACATCATCGTGTTCCTGAACAAATGCGACATGGTTGATGACGAAGAGCTGCTGGAACTGGTAGAGATGGAAGTTCGTGAACTGCTGTCTCAGTACGATTTCCCGGGCGACGACACCCCGATCGTACGTGGTTCTGCACTGAAAGCGCTGGAAGGCGAAGCACAGTGGGAAGAGAAAATCATCGAACTGGCTGGCTACCTGGATTCTTACATCCCGGAACCAGAACGTGCGATTGACAAGCCGTTCCTGCTGCCTATCGAAGACGTATTCTCCATCTCCGGCCGTGGTACTGTTGTAACCGGTCGTGTAGAGCGCGGTATCGTTAAAGTGGGTGAAGAAGTTGAAATCGTTGGTATCAAAGATACTGCGAAATCAACCTGTACTGGCGTTGAAATGTTCCGCAAACTGCTGGACGAAGGCCGTGCTGGTGAGAACGTTGGTGTTCTGCTGCGTGGTATCAAACGTGAAGAAATCGAACGTGGTCAGGTACTGGCTAAGCCGGGTTCAATCAAGCCGCACACCAAATTCGAATCTGAAGTATACATTCTGTCCAAAGATGAAGGCGGCCGTCATACTCCGTTCTTCAAAGGCTACCGTCCGCAGTTCTACTTCCGTACAACTGACGTGACTGGCACCATCGAACTGCCGGAAGGCGTTGAGATGGTAATGCCGGGCGACAACATCAAAATGGTTGTTACCCTGATCCACCCGATCGCGATGGACGACGGTCTGCGTTTCGCAATCCGTGAAGGCGGCCGTACCGTTGGCGCGGGCGTTGTTGCTAAAGTTATCAGCTAA